Below is a window of Anaeromyxobacter diazotrophicus DNA.
GCACGCGGTGCCCGCCCCACGCGAGGAGCTCGGCCAGCGAGTCCCCGGCGTCCAGGCTGTCCTCGATGACGACCACCACGCGCGCCCGGGCGGCGGCCGCCACGGCCCTCCGCGCCGAAGCCGCGCCGCCGGGGGCGAGCGGCAGGGTGACGACGAACTCCGCTCCCCGGCCCGGCCCCTCGCTGCGCGCGCGCACCGACCCGCCGTGAAGCTCGACCAGGCCCTTCACCAGCGCGAGCCCGAGCCCGAGGCCGCCCTTGGTCCTGGCGAGCGACTGCGCCCCCTGGGCGAACGGCTCGAACATCCGGTCCACCTGCGCCGGCTCCATCCCGACGCCGTCGTCGCGCACCCGCAGCTCCGCCCGGCCGTCCGCCGCGCCCAGGCACACGACCACCGTCCCCCCGGCCGGCGTGAACTTGACGGCGTTCTGGAGCAGGTTCCCGAGCACCTGCGTGATGCGCGTCGGATCGACGTCGACCCACGGCGGGCGGGCCGAGTGCTCGACGCGGAGCGCGACCCCGCTCTGGTCGAACAGCGAGCGCAGGTCGTCGGTGGTCTTGTTGACGACGTCGCGGAGGTTGACGTGGCTGCGGTGCAGCTCGACCTTCCCGCGCGAGATGCGGGTGACGTCCAGCAGGTCGTCCACCAGCCGCGTCAGGTGCTCGGTCTGGCGGCGGATGACCTCCTTGGCCCGCGCCGCCTGCTCGCTCCCCGGCGCGGCGCGCTCCAGGAGGTAGATCGAGTTCCGGATCGGGGCGAGCGGGTTCCGGAGCTCGTGCGAGAGGACGCCGAGGAACTCGCTCTTGCGCTTGTCGGAGGCGAGGAGCGCCGCCTCGGCGTGCTTCCGGTCCGTGATGTCCTGCCAGACGTTCAGGAACCGCCGCTCCCCGCCGAGGTCGACGGGGCGGGTCCGCACCAGCACGTCGCGGACCTCCCCCGACTTCGTGTGGTGATGGACCTCGTACTCGCTGCCGCCCCCGGCCGCGATGTCCGCGATGTGCCGCCGCACGTCCTCCGGCCGTTCGTCGGCGTCCACGTCGGCGAGGCGGAGCTGCGCGAACTCCTCGCGGGTGTAGCCGAGCTGCCGGTGCGCCTGGTCGTTGAAGGTGAGGATGCGCCCCTCGGCGTCGTTGACCACCACCCCGCTCGGCGCCAGCGTGAAGACCGAACGGTACAGGTCACGGCTCTCGCGCAGCGCCTGGTCGGCGGTCATGCGCTCGGTCACGTCCATGACGAACCCGTGCCAGAGGGTGCTCCCCCCGGGTTCGCGGAGCGGCATCGACCAGCCCTCGATCCAGCGCGGTCCCTTCGTGGGGTGGTCGTAGCGGAACTGGTCGTGCCACGGCGTCATCGCGCGCTCCGCGGCGGCGACGGACGCCGTCAGCCGGTCGCGGTCGTCGCGGTGCACACGCGCGAAGCAGGGCGCCATGCTCTCGGCCAGGACCGCCTGCGGGATGCCGTACAGGTCCTCGATGGCGGGCGTGCTGAGCGGCATCGAGGCGCTGCCGTCGGCGTTCAGGCGGTACGAGCACACCACCCCCGGGACGCTGGCCGCGATCTTCTCGAGCCGGTCCTTCAGCGCCGCCAGCTCCAGGGCGGCGGCGTCTTCGCGCGGGTGCGCGCCGCCACCTGTCGCCAGGTCTGACTTGAGCCGCTGCTCGGCCATCGCGCACCGCCCCGCAATCGGAGGCGGTCACGATATCATTGCCGGGCGCGCGCTGGACGGAGCCGGCCCCGCCCCGCCGTCAGGCGGCGGCGCGGCCAGCGACCGCGAGCGTCGCGCCAGGCCTCAGTGACACCCGAAGCAGCTGCTCCTCCACCGGGGAGCCACCTCGACCGTTCCGTTGCGGTGCAGCGCAGCGCACGGGCCGAAGGTGCCGCCGGGCCCGCAATTCGTCGCCTGGCTGAGCGTCAGCACGCCGCCCGAGCTGGTCACGTCGGGATGGCAGAACGAGCACTCGTTCATCGCCGCGTCGCCGCCGTGCGTGCCGCTGTGCCAGGTCTTGGTGCGCGCGTCCGGCGGATTGTCATGGCAGGAGACGCAGCCCCCCGCGACCGCCGAGTACCAGGGGGGCGTCGTCACCGGCGTACCGCCGAAGCTCGCTCTCTCGAGCGTGGCCTCGCTGTCCACTCCGCACGCATAGTACGTGAAAGTGCCCGCCGGGACCATGTGGCACGCGACGTTGGAGCAGGTCTGGGAAGCGATGTCGTAGCTCGGACGGGGCAGGCCGCTGGCGGTGGCCACGGGCGCGAACGAGATGAGCTTGACGCCCACCGGGCCGCACTCTCCCACGGTGCAGTGACAATCGTTGCACTGCGCCCCCGCGGAGTTCTTGTGCAGCTGGTGCGGGTCGATCGGGG
It encodes the following:
- a CDS encoding hybrid sensor histidine kinase/response regulator yields the protein MAEQRLKSDLATGGGAHPREDAAALELAALKDRLEKIAASVPGVVCSYRLNADGSASMPLSTPAIEDLYGIPQAVLAESMAPCFARVHRDDRDRLTASVAAAERAMTPWHDQFRYDHPTKGPRWIEGWSMPLREPGGSTLWHGFVMDVTERMTADQALRESRDLYRSVFTLAPSGVVVNDAEGRILTFNDQAHRQLGYTREEFAQLRLADVDADERPEDVRRHIADIAAGGGSEYEVHHHTKSGEVRDVLVRTRPVDLGGERRFLNVWQDITDRKHAEAALLASDKRKSEFLGVLSHELRNPLAPIRNSIYLLERAAPGSEQAARAKEVIRRQTEHLTRLVDDLLDVTRISRGKVELHRSHVNLRDVVNKTTDDLRSLFDQSGVALRVEHSARPPWVDVDPTRITQVLGNLLQNAVKFTPAGGTVVVCLGAADGRAELRVRDDGVGMEPAQVDRMFEPFAQGAQSLARTKGGLGLGLALVKGLVELHGGSVRARSEGPGRGAEFVVTLPLAPGGAASARRAVAAAARARVVVVIEDSLDAGDSLAELLAWGGHRVHVSRDGRSGLELARRVRPDVVLCDIGLPDIDGYAVARALRGDEALSSTRLIALSGYAQPEDRLRAREAGFDAHVAKPPDPDDLMKMVAADWASSAQDGS
- a CDS encoding CxxxxCH/CxxCH domain c-type cytochrome, whose product is MGVKLISFAPVATASGLPRPSYDIASQTCSNVACHMVPAGTFTYYACGVDSEATLERASFGGTPVTTPPWYSAVAGGCVSCHDNPPDARTKTWHSGTHGGDAAMNECSFCHPDVTSSGGVLTLSQATNCGPGGTFGPCAALHRNGTVEVAPRWRSSCFGCH